The nucleotide sequence GGTCATCCCCGGGAGTTCCGTGCCCCTTTCGGGGATCACGCCCGGTTCCGGTTGGGATTTGCGTCCAGCCGTGCATTTCTGCCGGCTCTCATCCGCTCACCCTCTGGGCTGTGTCAACCAGCCCGTCCCACCGCGGTTCGGCGGACCCCCGCCGCCCACCCGCAGGAGCAGCTGCACTGTTGCCGTGCAGCCAGGACTATATTGCTATCCCGCTCACCGCATCCGCTATGTTCTTCGCTGCATTCGCATCTATGTGCCTTGTGCTTCCACAGTTCGGACACGTGAACATCCTTCCCTTCGGCCTCGATGAAAGCTTCTCGCCGCACACGCTGCATATCATGCTTGTCCCGTCCGCCACCACGTACTCCACACTTATGCCGTGCAGCGCTGCCTTGTACTCTATGAACTGCTGAAGCTGGTAGAATGCCCAGCTCTGAAGGCTTCTCCCGCCGTCCTTCCTCTGTTCCGTTCTCTGCTCCATCGTCCACCTTGCACCGCTCAAATCCTCCATCCTTATCTTCGTCACCCCGTGCTTCACTGCAAACTCCACCACCTTCTTGGCTATTTTATGGTTTATGTCCGTTATGACGCGGTGCTCCTTATCGCCTGTTCTCTTGAGCGTCCTGTATGCTCCGACCTTCTGAAGTCTGCTCCGCAGACTCTGATAGCGCCTTCGCATGTATGCCACCCTGCCGCCGTGGAAGAACAATGTCTGCCCGTTCACATTCGCAACAAGCAGGTCTATCAGTCCCAAATCTATACCCATTATCTTTTCTTCCTCTTTTGCCTTCTCTTCGATATGCAGTGTCATGCTCAGCATGACGTACCACTTGCCCCTCTGCTTCACCAGCTTTGCGCTTCCCTGTTTTGCTTCACCCGTCAGGAGCTTTTCAAGAAAGTTGGCATGGTGCCTGTTCACTTCCACCGGCACGCCGATCCTCTTCTCAAATGTGGGAAACGACACCTTCCACACTGTTTCCCCGTCTTTGGTGCTCTCCTTTTCTACCCTGAAGCTCTGATTGTTAAAGTTCGGCCACAGCCTTTTAAATTTTTTTGCATTCTTTGCTGCTTTTATATCCCTGATGGCCTGATTGAGCACGGCAGCCGGCAGCGGTTCGGAATACTGCTTCGCTTCCTTTGATGTCTTCGGTCTGCTCTTTTTATCGAGGAACAGG is from Caldanaerobius fijiensis DSM 17918 and encodes:
- a CDS encoding RNA-guided endonuclease TnpB family protein — protein: MEQTITLKLKLYNPTKDKQKMYQTMADRVTDFANRYLFLDKKSRPKTSKEAKQYSEPLPAAVLNQAIRDIKAAKNAKKFKRLWPNFNNQSFRVEKESTKDGETVWKVSFPTFEKRIGVPVEVNRHHANFLEKLLTGEAKQGSAKLVKQRGKWYVMLSMTLHIEEKAKEEEKIMGIDLGLIDLLVANVNGQTLFFHGGRVAYMRRRYQSLRSRLQKVGAYRTLKRTGDKEHRVITDINHKIAKKVVEFAVKHGVTKIRMEDLSGARWTMEQRTEQRKDGGRSLQSWAFYQLQQFIEYKAALHGISVEYVVADGTSMICSVCGEKLSSRPKGRMFTCPNCGSTRHIDANAAKNIADAVSGIAI